Proteins from a single region of Salipiger sp. H15:
- the lpxB gene encoding lipid-A-disaccharide synthase: protein MKVFIIAGEPSGDKLGAALMHGLKAQVPDVSFEGIGGERMIEEGLQSLFPMDEISIMGITEILRNYGALKARIKQTAEAVVAARPDVLITVDLPEFSLRVAKLVKAASDIRTVHYVAPTVWAWRPGRAAKMAKHIDQVLALLPFEPPYMEAAGMRCDFVGHPVVTDPQASQAEEAEFRLRHGIGDAPLCLILPGSRRSEVTRLGPVFGEALARLKEARPELRYVLPMAAPVADLVRETVKGWEIDPILLDPRGQGEAGKAEKRAAFAAADVALAASGTVALELAAANTPMVIAYDMGWLSRQIIGRLMLVDSVNLVNLVAESRTIPEYIGDACRPGPIADAVLRVLDAPQEQARAMQLTMERLGRGGPPPGERAAEAVLAGLREA, encoded by the coding sequence ATGAAGGTCTTCATCATCGCGGGCGAGCCCTCGGGCGACAAGCTGGGCGCGGCGCTCATGCATGGGCTGAAGGCGCAGGTGCCGGACGTCAGCTTCGAGGGGATCGGCGGCGAGCGCATGATCGAGGAAGGGCTGCAGAGCCTCTTTCCGATGGACGAGATCTCGATCATGGGCATCACCGAGATCCTGCGCAACTACGGCGCGCTGAAGGCCCGCATCAAGCAGACCGCCGAGGCGGTGGTGGCCGCGCGGCCCGACGTGCTGATCACGGTCGACCTGCCCGAGTTCTCGCTGCGCGTCGCCAAGCTGGTCAAGGCCGCATCGGATATCCGCACCGTGCATTACGTCGCCCCCACGGTCTGGGCCTGGCGTCCGGGCCGGGCGGCGAAGATGGCGAAACACATCGACCAGGTGCTGGCGCTGCTGCCCTTCGAGCCGCCCTACATGGAAGCCGCCGGGATGCGCTGCGATTTCGTCGGCCACCCGGTGGTGACCGACCCGCAGGCGAGCCAGGCCGAGGAGGCCGAGTTCCGCCTCCGCCACGGCATCGGCGACGCGCCGCTCTGCCTGATCCTGCCCGGCTCGCGCCGCTCGGAGGTGACACGGCTCGGTCCGGTCTTCGGCGAGGCGCTGGCCCGGCTCAAGGAGGCGCGGCCCGAGCTGCGCTACGTGCTGCCCATGGCCGCGCCCGTGGCCGATCTGGTCCGCGAGACGGTGAAGGGCTGGGAGATCGACCCGATCCTGCTCGACCCGCGCGGACAGGGCGAGGCGGGCAAGGCCGAGAAGCGCGCCGCCTTCGCCGCCGCCGACGTGGCGCTGGCCGCCTCGGGCACGGTGGCGCTGGAGCTCGCCGCCGCGAACACGCCGATGGTCATCGCCTATGACATGGGCTGGCTCTCGCGGCAGATCATCGGGCGGCTCATGCTGGTGGATTCGGTCAACCTCGTGAACCTCGTCGCCGAGAGCCGCACCATCCCCGAATACATCGGCGACGCCTGTCGCCCGGGCCCCATCGCAGACGCGGTGCTGCGCGTGCTCGACGCGCCGCAGGAGCAGGCGCGGGCGATGCAGCTCACCATGGAGCGGCTCGGCCGAGGCGGCCCGCCGCCGGGAGAGCGCGCCGCCGAAGCGGTGCTCGCCGGGCTGCGCGAGGCCTGA